From one Gemmobacter sp. genomic stretch:
- a CDS encoding DUF2303 family protein, with protein sequence MATKLPPQASTSAHVEAHPESALDAAIKAARLASPVIEGPHGARHILVPEGFRLEAAHDPHALPPHIIKTAVVVDQRASLSAYVNRFSDARSVLIADYDAGSIKAVLDWHFDNAVVDGESLDPQPREHTCTLKLRPSEEFKRWAEMENSFHGQAEFAAFLEENAVDVIDPEPAVLIEISRDLEGTQGVTFKSSTRLENGDRSFVYETETRAKGDIKVPREFVLSIPLYEGEEPVPLRCAFRWRINGGQLQMGFIWRRVEYQRRAHFMQIAVAAAEETGRPVFFGRAS encoded by the coding sequence ATGGCTACGAAACTCCCGCCGCAGGCCAGCACCAGCGCGCACGTCGAAGCACATCCGGAAAGCGCGCTGGACGCCGCCATCAAGGCGGCACGGCTGGCTTCCCCGGTGATCGAGGGGCCGCATGGCGCGCGCCACATCCTCGTGCCCGAGGGCTTCCGCCTCGAGGCCGCCCACGACCCGCACGCGCTGCCTCCGCACATCATCAAAACGGCGGTGGTTGTCGACCAGCGCGCGTCCCTCTCGGCCTACGTGAACCGCTTCTCGGACGCTCGGTCCGTCCTGATCGCGGATTACGACGCAGGCAGCATCAAGGCGGTTCTCGACTGGCACTTCGACAATGCCGTGGTCGACGGAGAAAGCCTCGATCCGCAGCCGCGCGAGCACACCTGCACGCTGAAGCTTCGCCCGTCAGAGGAATTCAAGCGCTGGGCGGAGATGGAGAACTCCTTCCACGGGCAGGCGGAATTTGCCGCGTTCCTCGAGGAAAACGCGGTCGACGTGATCGATCCAGAGCCTGCGGTCCTGATCGAGATCAGCCGGGATCTGGAAGGCACGCAGGGCGTGACCTTCAAGAGCTCGACGCGGCTCGAGAACGGTGACCGGTCCTTCGTCTACGAGACCGAAACCCGCGCCAAGGGCGACATCAAGGTGCCGCGCGAGTTCGTGCTCTCGATCCCGCTCTACGAGGGCGAAGAGCCGGTGCCTCTGCGCTGTGCCTTCCGGTGGCGGATCAACGGCGGGCAGCTTCAGATGGGCTTCATCTGGCGCCGGGTGGAGTACCAGCGCCGGGCGCACTTCATGCAGATCGCTGTCGCCGCTGCGGAAGAGACCGGGCGGCCGGTGTTCTTCGGGAGGGCGTCGTGA
- a CDS encoding class I SAM-dependent methyltransferase: MTQNRSTAVMQRRVESRQSLDDFPTPPWATRALIEEVIGPRLSGADWSADRIPAEHRSQNVWEPACGRGHMAATLAEYFFAVHASDVADYSGEEARTAEYHGQTRVADFLGLDAVPPRIEKQGVDWIITNPPFKLAPEFIRRAIALQPRKGVAMLTRLAFLEGVDRHGRLFLPHPPTFVAQFAERVPMVKGRLTATGSTATAYCWLVWDTRPIPPGWSRTPPQLIWIPPCRKRLERKTDYPEARDAR; encoded by the coding sequence ATGACGCAGAACCGTTCCACCGCCGTCATGCAGAGGCGCGTCGAATCCCGGCAGAGCCTCGATGATTTTCCGACGCCACCATGGGCAACCCGGGCGCTGATCGAGGAAGTGATCGGCCCGCGGCTTTCAGGAGCCGATTGGTCGGCTGATCGCATTCCTGCCGAACATCGGTCTCAGAACGTCTGGGAGCCTGCCTGCGGGCGCGGGCACATGGCGGCAACGCTGGCCGAGTACTTCTTCGCCGTACACGCATCGGACGTCGCTGATTACAGCGGAGAGGAGGCCCGCACAGCCGAATACCACGGCCAGACGCGAGTGGCGGATTTCCTCGGCCTCGACGCCGTGCCGCCGCGCATCGAGAAACAGGGCGTCGACTGGATCATCACCAATCCGCCGTTCAAGCTGGCGCCAGAGTTCATTCGGCGCGCCATCGCGCTGCAGCCGCGCAAGGGCGTGGCGATGCTGACGCGCCTTGCATTCCTTGAGGGCGTGGATCGCCACGGCCGCCTGTTCCTGCCTCACCCGCCGACCTTCGTCGCGCAGTTCGCCGAGCGAGTGCCGATGGTGAAGGGACGCCTCACCGCGACCGGCTCGACGGCGACAGCCTACTGCTGGCTGGTCTGGGATACTCGGCCGATCCCGCCCGGCTGGTCGCGGACGCCGCCGCAACTCATCTGGATCCCGCCCTGCCGCAAACGCCTCGAGCGCAAGACCGACTATCCGGAGGCGCGCGATGCACGCTGA
- a CDS encoding VRR-NUC domain-containing protein, translated as MKKRGTPEADIQRAIVSLLRAVLPKGSIVHHAANEIASGGRAGHVRQAILVGMGVHPGFADLVVLSQGKVMFLEVKSSTGRLRPAQEEFRDAVTQQGFCWALVRSVDDAVRALRAHGFATRIAGTP; from the coding sequence GTGAAGAAGCGCGGCACGCCGGAGGCGGACATTCAGAGAGCCATCGTGAGCCTCCTGCGGGCGGTTCTGCCAAAGGGCTCGATCGTGCACCACGCAGCCAACGAGATCGCGTCTGGCGGGCGCGCTGGGCACGTGCGCCAAGCCATTCTTGTCGGCATGGGCGTTCACCCGGGCTTCGCCGATCTGGTGGTGCTCTCGCAGGGCAAGGTGATGTTCCTCGAGGTGAAGAGCAGCACCGGGCGCTTGCGCCCAGCGCAGGAGGAATTCCGCGATGCGGTGACCCAGCAAGGCTTTTGCTGGGCGCTCGTCCGGTCGGTGGACGACGCGGTCAGGGCACTGCGCGCGCATGGCTTCGCGACACGGATCGCTGGGACGCCATGA
- a CDS encoding helix-turn-helix domain-containing protein has protein sequence MSHKATNWAFQQRGLKPATWRVLVMLADRHNPDNGCFPSQQQLAVDAEMSVSSLNDHLAKLEEIGLIRRVRRINPDTRKQMSTRYIFGFEPDFPQDPTPKIGDGKGPEPSPKNGESRLRNSETNLVREPVITTQRSRAASDAEAECLAACGPGLSESARKQIVSTGHVIEGWLEAGLNIQTDVIPVLRERTATERRSPIRTWDYFTDAIRHAHAQRRRQAERSKIAENSDALSAAVAPNADAQLRRLADWINSGAHVPTSVITNTKRDALLAAGLVTHERLRQLQIY, from the coding sequence ATGAGCCACAAGGCCACGAACTGGGCATTTCAGCAGCGCGGATTGAAGCCCGCCACATGGCGCGTTCTCGTCATGCTGGCCGATCGCCACAACCCGGACAACGGCTGCTTTCCATCGCAGCAGCAGCTCGCCGTCGACGCTGAAATGTCGGTGTCGTCGCTGAACGATCACCTCGCCAAACTCGAGGAAATCGGGCTCATCAGGCGGGTTCGGCGGATCAACCCCGACACCCGAAAGCAAATGTCAACCCGCTATATTTTTGGGTTCGAGCCGGACTTTCCACAAGACCCGACTCCGAAAATCGGAGACGGAAAAGGGCCGGAGCCGTCTCCGAAAAATGGCGAATCCCGTCTCCGAAATTCGGAGACTAACCTTGTAAGAGAACCTGTAATTACTACGCAGCGCAGTCGCGCCGCCAGCGATGCCGAGGCCGAGTGCCTGGCAGCCTGCGGTCCGGGACTGAGCGAATCGGCGCGAAAGCAGATCGTGTCGACGGGACACGTGATTGAGGGATGGCTCGAGGCCGGTCTGAACATCCAGACCGACGTGATCCCGGTCCTTCGGGAGCGCACCGCAACCGAACGCAGAAGCCCGATCCGAACGTGGGATTACTTCACGGATGCGATCCGGCACGCCCATGCCCAGCGCAGGCGCCAAGCCGAAAGGTCGAAAATCGCTGAGAACAGCGATGCGCTATCCGCAGCCGTCGCGCCCAATGCCGATGCGCAGCTCCGAAGGCTGGCGGATTGGATCAACTCCGGCGCGCACGTCCCGACCAGCGTGATCACCAACACAAAGCGCGACGCGCTGCTGGCGGCCGGGCTCGTCACGCACGAACGCCTGCGGCAACTGCAAATCTACTGA
- a CDS encoding DUF6362 family protein, producing the protein MEFTPRIIEDRMEEAAITLRRLPNPPGSGPKGYGHSWPEYVHDAKHAYGYHEARIRVIPNAGEIQRMDECIDWLRFIGPEDARIVWLRAEGWRWRQVCIQAGCVRQTAWRRWVASLQTIANHLNKQDKSTRRAAATKKAADERAANPRENGSETLL; encoded by the coding sequence ATGGAATTCACACCACGCATCATCGAGGACCGCATGGAGGAGGCAGCCATCACGCTGCGTCGCCTGCCCAACCCGCCCGGCTCTGGCCCGAAGGGATACGGCCATTCGTGGCCGGAGTACGTGCACGACGCCAAGCACGCCTACGGCTACCACGAAGCTCGGATCCGGGTGATCCCGAACGCGGGTGAAATCCAGCGCATGGACGAGTGCATCGACTGGCTGCGCTTCATCGGTCCCGAGGACGCACGGATCGTCTGGCTGCGCGCCGAGGGCTGGCGCTGGCGGCAGGTTTGCATCCAAGCGGGATGCGTTCGGCAGACCGCGTGGCGGCGGTGGGTGGCGTCCCTGCAAACCATCGCCAACCACCTGAACAAACAGGATAAATCAACGCGGCGCGCGGCGGCGACGAAAAAGGCTGCGGATGAACGCGCCGCGAACCCGCGCGAGAACGGTTCCGAGACGTTGCTTTGA
- a CDS encoding site-specific DNA-methyltransferase yields MMPTERLVPYARNARTHSDQQVAQIAASIAEFGFTNPILIGDDDVIIAGHGRLMAAQRLGLTEVPVIVLAHLTEAQRRALVIADNKIAENAGWDEELLKAELVALQEIEFDLDLVGFSDEELEDLLGEIEAPALGGAVEGEDEVPEPPADPVSVIGDLWILGIHRLLCGDSTVATDVERVLGGVKPLLMVTDPPYGVEYDPSWRNQAGAASTKRTGKALNDDRADWREAWALFPGDVAYVWHGALHATTVADSLIATGFNIRSQIIWAKDRLILSRGDYHWQHEPCWYAVRKKGKGHWAGDRKQTTLWHIANKDQDAETVHGTQKPVECMRRPILNNSSPGQAVYEPFMGSGTTLIAAETTGRSCYGIELNPAYIDVIVERWQNLTGQTAVLEGDGRSFAELLAERKAAA; encoded by the coding sequence ATGATGCCGACCGAGCGCCTCGTGCCCTACGCGCGGAACGCCCGGACGCACTCCGACCAGCAGGTCGCGCAGATTGCTGCCTCGATCGCGGAGTTCGGCTTCACCAACCCGATCCTGATCGGCGACGACGACGTGATCATCGCTGGCCACGGGCGGCTGATGGCCGCGCAGCGCCTCGGGCTGACCGAAGTTCCGGTGATCGTCCTGGCGCATCTGACCGAGGCGCAGCGCCGCGCGCTGGTGATCGCCGACAACAAGATCGCCGAGAACGCGGGCTGGGACGAGGAACTGCTGAAGGCCGAGCTGGTCGCGCTGCAGGAGATCGAGTTCGACCTCGACCTTGTCGGCTTCTCGGACGAGGAACTGGAAGACCTGCTCGGCGAGATCGAGGCGCCTGCCCTCGGCGGCGCGGTCGAAGGCGAAGACGAGGTGCCCGAGCCTCCGGCCGATCCGGTCTCGGTGATCGGCGATCTGTGGATCCTCGGCATCCACCGACTGCTCTGCGGCGACAGCACGGTCGCGACCGACGTCGAGCGCGTGCTGGGCGGTGTGAAGCCGCTCCTGATGGTGACCGACCCGCCCTACGGCGTCGAGTACGACCCGAGCTGGCGCAACCAGGCGGGCGCGGCCAGCACCAAGCGGACCGGCAAGGCCCTGAATGACGACCGTGCCGACTGGCGCGAAGCCTGGGCGCTGTTCCCGGGCGATGTGGCCTACGTCTGGCACGGGGCGCTGCACGCCACCACAGTCGCGGACAGCCTGATCGCCACAGGCTTCAACATCCGGTCGCAGATCATCTGGGCCAAGGACCGGCTGATCCTCAGCCGCGGCGACTACCACTGGCAGCACGAGCCATGCTGGTACGCGGTTCGGAAGAAGGGCAAGGGCCACTGGGCGGGCGACCGAAAGCAGACGACGCTCTGGCACATCGCGAACAAGGACCAAGACGCCGAGACGGTCCACGGCACCCAGAAGCCGGTGGAGTGCATGCGCCGCCCGATCCTCAACAACTCGAGCCCGGGCCAAGCGGTCTACGAGCCCTTCATGGGATCGGGCACCACGCTGATCGCGGCCGAGACGACCGGACGTTCCTGCTACGGCATCGAGCTGAACCCGGCCTACATCGACGTGATCGTGGAGCGCTGGCAGAACCTGACCGGCCAGACCGCCGTCCTCGAGGGCGACGGGCGCTCGTTTGCCGAGCTGCTCGCCGAACGGAAGGCGGCGGCGTGA
- a CDS encoding DUF3489 domain-containing protein, giving the protein MTTLSDTQLVILSAAAQRKDHLALPLPANLRGGAASKVVGAMLAKGLLQEVDADLRNSEPVWRETGDGHGTTLVATDAGLAAIGIEPKDTVPEAKAAPTARPQRALRTDTKQAALIAMLRAPEGATLDQIVAATGWQKHTARGAMSGALKKRLGLTIHAESEPGRGRVYRIRDDEAS; this is encoded by the coding sequence ATGACGACGCTTTCCGACACCCAGCTTGTGATCCTGAGCGCCGCCGCGCAGCGCAAGGACCACCTCGCTCTCCCTTTGCCAGCCAACCTTCGCGGCGGTGCCGCTTCCAAGGTGGTTGGCGCGATGCTTGCCAAGGGCCTCCTTCAAGAGGTCGACGCCGACTTGCGCAATAGCGAGCCGGTCTGGCGCGAGACCGGCGACGGTCACGGCACCACGCTGGTGGCCACGGACGCGGGCCTCGCGGCCATAGGCATCGAGCCCAAGGACACCGTGCCCGAAGCGAAGGCCGCGCCGACAGCGCGCCCACAGCGCGCCTTGCGCACGGACACCAAGCAGGCCGCGCTGATCGCCATGCTGCGCGCGCCGGAGGGCGCCACGCTGGACCAGATCGTCGCCGCCACCGGCTGGCAAAAACACACCGCTCGCGGCGCCATGTCTGGCGCTCTAAAAAAGCGCCTCGGGCTGACCATCCACGCCGAGTCGGAGCCCGGTCGCGGGCGGGTTTACCGGATCAGGGACGACGAAGCCTCCTGA
- a CDS encoding elements of external origin, protein MGMSRRQYAAHRGVSHTAVGKAIATGRITVEADGTIDPVKADRQWDAQTDPAKQRGPNAQAMGAATAAGTARASATKPVPRSAIEAVSETLREAGAEPDPTAGGEVSFLRARMANEVIKAQTAKVKLAKMKGELVDRARTTAAVFDLARRERDAWQNWPPRVAANMAAELGVDPHKMEQVLDKYLRKHLADMAEVKLELR, encoded by the coding sequence ATGGGAATGTCGCGTCGGCAATACGCCGCGCACCGCGGTGTCAGCCACACAGCGGTGGGCAAGGCCATCGCGACCGGTCGCATCACGGTCGAGGCTGACGGCACGATCGACCCGGTCAAGGCGGATCGCCAATGGGACGCCCAGACGGACCCGGCGAAGCAGCGCGGGCCGAACGCCCAAGCGATGGGAGCGGCGACCGCCGCGGGCACCGCGCGGGCATCGGCGACGAAGCCGGTGCCGCGCTCGGCAATCGAGGCGGTAAGCGAGACCCTGCGCGAGGCGGGCGCAGAACCGGACCCGACAGCGGGCGGCGAGGTGTCCTTCCTCCGCGCCCGGATGGCCAACGAGGTGATCAAGGCGCAGACCGCCAAGGTGAAGCTGGCCAAGATGAAGGGCGAGCTGGTCGATCGAGCGCGCACCACCGCTGCGGTCTTCGACCTCGCACGGCGGGAACGCGACGCCTGGCAGAACTGGCCGCCCCGCGTGGCCGCGAACATGGCGGCTGAGCTGGGCGTCGACCCGCACAAGATGGAGCAGGTGCTCGACAAGTACCTGCGGAAGCATCTGGCCGACATGGCCGAGGTGAAGCTTGAACTTCGCTGA